From Terriglobia bacterium, one genomic window encodes:
- a CDS encoding DUF4082 domain-containing protein, with translation ASYHTSVGHYSLTSKYFATSGADNPPLHAPASGAVGGNGVYKYGASTVYPANSYNATNYWVDIVFAQ, from the coding sequence GGCCTCGTACCACACCAGCGTGGGGCACTACAGCCTGACCAGCAAGTACTTCGCCACGTCGGGGGCGGACAATCCGCCGCTGCATGCGCCGGCGAGCGGGGCGGTGGGCGGCAACGGGGTGTACAAGTACGGGGCCAGCACCGTGTACCCCGCCAACAGCTACAACGCCACCAACTACTGGGTGGACATAGTGTTCGCGCAGTGA
- a CDS encoding TonB family protein translates to MQAPRDTSAPRTPRPVRPPQFLIELEPWHRGFLRNLRDTVRPRVEPMQMLTSRPEPFWPDVFVSMEIPRRPLLQSSLYHVFIVIALWGLSHTFVFRTRPVQNSFFHNQRITYYDVSEYLPAIDTGSTPAKEAKKGEPEYSKQRIISAPPHPDNSTQTIIDPVNPRLLTQEAKLPNMVVWTQAPAPPVASRNLAKLTAPALVAPVPPPVHSPARTLSQLAAPKPENTAVAPAPDAGDPNLAKLNLPKIAAAGVVAPAPDAGQRDMGDINIGRSELVATNPALPMPEQRAANLLGGSGAAALAGVAGAVPPPPAVDSGGGIAERAAGQFVALSVRPSPPAGPIEIPGGNRRGIFAATPEGKPGAPGTPDIAGGGKGGGNGSGSSGAGNGGGDGGGPTGISVGGAPATASSGAVVASAPPAHPVVSGEALKRSLLAAAAPHRLADIARATAPGSTMNRPDAPETGKIEDKVFGPKKYYSMILNMPNLTSAGGSWIMRFAELKQTGAPGELTAPVAMSKVDPAYPPELMRKNVEGTVTLYAVIRADGTVGEIRVLEGLDDKLDENAKRALGRWHFRPATKNGNAVDLEAVVFIPFKARKASF, encoded by the coding sequence ATGCAGGCGCCGCGCGATACGTCCGCTCCACGGACCCCGCGTCCTGTCCGCCCGCCGCAATTCCTGATCGAACTGGAGCCGTGGCATCGCGGGTTCCTGCGCAACCTGCGCGACACGGTGCGCCCCCGCGTGGAGCCGATGCAGATGCTGACCTCGCGGCCGGAGCCCTTCTGGCCCGACGTGTTCGTCAGCATGGAAATCCCGCGGCGGCCGCTGCTGCAATCGTCGCTGTACCACGTCTTCATCGTGATCGCGCTGTGGGGCCTGTCGCACACCTTCGTGTTCCGGACGCGGCCCGTCCAGAACTCGTTCTTCCACAATCAGAGGATCACCTACTACGACGTTTCGGAATACCTGCCGGCGATCGACACGGGCAGCACGCCGGCGAAAGAGGCGAAGAAGGGCGAGCCGGAGTACTCCAAGCAGCGGATCATCTCGGCGCCGCCGCACCCGGACAACAGCACGCAGACGATCATCGACCCGGTCAACCCAAGGCTGCTGACGCAGGAAGCAAAGCTGCCGAACATGGTGGTATGGACGCAGGCGCCAGCGCCTCCGGTGGCGTCGCGGAACCTGGCAAAATTGACGGCGCCCGCACTGGTGGCACCGGTGCCGCCGCCGGTGCATAGTCCGGCGCGTACCCTGTCGCAGCTCGCGGCACCGAAGCCGGAGAACACGGCGGTGGCTCCCGCGCCGGATGCGGGAGACCCCAACCTGGCGAAGCTGAACCTGCCGAAAATCGCTGCCGCGGGCGTGGTGGCGCCGGCGCCCGACGCGGGACAGCGCGACATGGGCGACATCAATATAGGACGATCGGAGCTGGTCGCCACCAACCCGGCGCTTCCCATGCCCGAGCAGCGCGCGGCCAACCTGTTGGGCGGAAGCGGCGCGGCTGCGCTCGCAGGCGTGGCCGGAGCGGTGCCACCGCCCCCGGCGGTGGATTCAGGGGGAGGCATCGCGGAGAGAGCGGCGGGCCAGTTCGTGGCGCTGAGCGTGCGTCCATCGCCGCCAGCGGGTCCCATCGAGATCCCTGGCGGCAACCGGCGCGGCATCTTCGCTGCGACCCCGGAAGGCAAACCGGGCGCGCCCGGGACTCCGGACATTGCCGGCGGCGGCAAGGGCGGCGGCAACGGCAGCGGAAGCTCGGGAGCGGGCAATGGTGGCGGCGACGGCGGAGGTCCGACGGGAATCTCCGTCGGCGGGGCACCGGCCACAGCGAGCAGCGGCGCCGTGGTGGCCAGCGCACCGCCGGCACACCCCGTCGTCAGTGGAGAGGCGCTGAAGCGCAGCCTGCTGGCGGCGGCAGCGCCACACCGGTTGGCCGACATCGCGCGTGCGACCGCTCCCGGCTCGACCATGAACCGTCCCGATGCGCCGGAAACGGGCAAGATCGAGGACAAGGTCTTTGGCCCCAAGAAGTACTACTCGATGATCCTGAACATGCCGAACCTGACCTCTGCCGGCGGCAGCTGGATCATGCGCTTCGCCGAGCTGAAGCAGACGGGCGCTCCGGGCGAACTGACGGCGCCGGTCGCCATGAGCAAGGTGGACCCGGCGTATCCGCCGGAGCTGATGCGCAAGAACGTCGAGGGAACGGTCACACTCTACGCCGTGATCCGGGCCGACGGCACAGTGGGGGAGATCCGGGTGCTTGAGGGGCTGGACGACAAGCTCGACGAGAACGCCAAGCGAGCGCTGGGGCGCTGGCACTTCCGTCCCGCCACAAAGAACGGCAACGCCGTGGACCTGGAAGCGGTGGTGTTCATCCCCTTTAAGGCCAGGAAAGCCAGCTTCTGA
- a CDS encoding PEP-CTERM sorting domain-containing protein has translation MAAMPLPALGGTLGTPNFMCDGSALTGITWGDGLASNGIIAVLDQGVGVPAVQKSFSCGNSMYSTGGVQGNSFAINFGQLPAVQDAALKFEFGSFDYKEFKFNADGAKIEFQVTDFNLYIDLLKLDSAGKEFVFSQDFIGVKMEYKLGFGSAQSPNNMFFLNGNGELVFDPPMPGGFAEISFYDSPQVPEPSSLALLGTGLLGLGGVVRRRLGL, from the coding sequence ATGGCAGCCATGCCGCTTCCGGCGCTTGGAGGCACCCTTGGCACCCCGAACTTCATGTGTGACGGCAGTGCCCTGACCGGGATCACCTGGGGGGACGGCCTCGCCTCAAACGGCATCATCGCGGTGCTCGATCAGGGCGTCGGAGTGCCGGCGGTGCAGAAGTCATTCAGTTGCGGCAACAGCATGTACAGCACCGGAGGAGTCCAGGGCAACAGTTTTGCCATCAATTTCGGGCAACTGCCCGCGGTCCAGGACGCCGCGCTGAAGTTCGAGTTTGGGAGTTTTGACTATAAGGAATTCAAGTTCAACGCCGACGGCGCCAAGATCGAGTTCCAGGTCACTGACTTCAATCTGTACATCGACTTGCTGAAGCTGGACTCCGCGGGCAAGGAATTCGTGTTCAGCCAGGACTTCATCGGCGTGAAGATGGAGTACAAGCTGGGATTTGGCAGCGCCCAGTCGCCGAACAACATGTTCTTCCTGAATGGGAATGGCGAGTTGGTCTTCGATCCGCCGATGCCGGGAGGCTTCGCGGAAATCAGCTTTTACGACAGCCCGCAGGTGCCGGAGCCGTCGAGCCTGGCGCTGCTGGGCACGGGGCTGCTGGGACTGGGTGGAGTGGTGCGCCGCAGACTGGGCCTGTAA